GCGACAGTTGCAGGGTTTCTATCAAACGATTTTGTCGCAGTCTATGCTGACGGCTGCGTGATGGTCTGGCAAGGGGGAAACTCGTGCGCTCCTGAGTTGCGACGGTGGTACCTGAGTGTGCGGGGTGGGGTGCGCTGCCCCGAAGCGACCAGGGTTTCTTGACTAACCGCATCGCTCACGCGCTTCAAAAACGCTGTACCCTGGGGAATAATCCTTCGAGCCGTCTGAGAGACTCTATTGCGATCGCCCCCTGTGTTTTGCGCCGTGCCCTGGCTATCTGCCCCACTTTTTGCCCAAGCGCCTGCGCTATCCGTCCCCAGCCTTACGCCAGTCCTGCCACCGTTTGTGCCGCCCACGCCCGAACAGGCGATCGCCTTCCTGGGTACGCTGGCCCTGCTGGCGGGCTTGGCTGCGGCTTTTTACGGGCTGTTGTTTGTCGTGCTGCGGTCGGTTTTTCGCCGCCTCGACTTTGAACTGGGCATTGCCATTCTCAACCTGGCACGAATTCCGGCCCTAGTCATTCTAATTTTTGGGAGTCTGCGGCTGGCGCTGAATTTTTTGGCACCCAGCACGGCGCTGCTGTGGCTGGGGAGATTCTGCGCGGCCCTGCTGGTCGCCGCCTTCACCTTTTTGGTGGGGCAGTTGTTCACTCAGGCAGCAGTCTACTACCTGAAAGGCTTTGCCGAAAAAACCGAAGCCGCCTGGGATGATGTCCTCATTCCAATTTTAGAAACCATCATTCCGCCCTTAATTTATGTGTTTGGGGCGTTCTTTTTCCTGCAAAGTTTGGGAATTGATTTAACGGGGCTTTGGGTTGCCTTTGGCGGTATTACATTTGTCCTGGGCTTTGCGCTCAAAGACATTTTGGCAAACTTTTTTAGCGGACTGGTGCTGCTCATCGATACGCCGTTTCAGTTTGGCGACATGGTGCGCTTGCCGGATGGTCCCACGGCTGTGATCAAGAAAGTAGGGCTGCGCGTGACGCATCTCTATGTGATTGATAATTACTGCGAAGTGTATATTCCTAATGCTGAGCTAGAAAAGCGAGATATTGTTAACTTGAGCCGCCCCACGCCGCACTATGCCTACTCGCTGAACGTGTCTGTGCGGGTCGATGCTGACCCCGTAGCGACAACCAACATTCTGTCGGAAATTGTGAATGGGCATCCCGATATTCTAGGAGATTTAGATGAGAAACTGCGGTGTCTGGACTCCTTTTTGGGGCTGAAGCAGGCGGAAAATGGCGAGATTTCTAAGGTAGAGGCAGGTCGGCTGCGTCAGGAGCATCCCACTTTCGATGAAACAGTCAACTGGCGAGCTGTCCATTGAGGTAGGCACAGCGCAGACTCAACATGGCATTAACGGAGGCCGTATTCCAGCGAGCACCCGAAATTTGGAGGCGTCGCCCAATCTGTTTGACAGCCGATTCTACGGCTCCTGATCCAATAGAACAGAGTTGCTCAGCCTGGTAGAACCCATAATTCACGATGCGAGAGCGATGGGTGCTCAGATAGGCTTCAAAATTGCGGGCTTGCTTGCGCCGACAGTCGGCAAAGAGGGCCCTGGCGGCTTCCACTTGACCTTGCCATAACAGCATTTCCGCCGCTGCTAAGCGCTTGAGCGACCCACCGACTTTGTAGAGGTTTTCTTTGAGATGGTACCAATCGAGGATTTCCCAACGGGTCTCAACGGTGGTGAGTTGAGCAAACAGATTCCACACCCCAGCGTGACCATCGCCCAGACAGACCAGTGGGGAGAGCAAGCGTTGAGCGCTGAGATAATCAATCAAGCTGTCATTGTCTTGGAAGAAGGCGTTGTAATCAATCCCCTCCACCCGCACCGCTTTGTAGTCTCGCCACGGGCTATCGGACTCTAGCAGGTCACGCAGACGGACTTTGCCGCCATCAATGCTGACCTCACTGACGCCTTGTTTAGCCTCGGCAGACTCGAACGACTGACGCCCCACCAGACGTTGTTGGGTCGAGTGCCCGACCCGCATCCCGGTCAGGGCTACGATGTCATCCTCTGCATCTTGAAACGATTCGTTGGCACTTAAGCGTAGGTTGGCTTTCTCTAGGCCACCACTGAGACGGCTGTAAGCCTTTACGCTTAACCGTTCTGCCTGACTTTGACGAATCTCAAGGACCCCTACCAAACTCTTCAATCGGCGAACCCGGCCTCGGGCGGGGTAGGCTTTCTGGTTGACAAAAAAAGGGCAACTCGAGGGCTCACCTCCTCTAGCATTTGCCGTCGTACAGTCTGCTCGATGCCTTCTAGACTATCGAGCCCCTCTCGGTTGCTATTGCGATACAAAATCTCGGCGATCTCTGCTGTACAAGCTTCCAATCGCTTTTGGTCTTCAGGTGTCCTGGTGAGTCATCCCTGGGGCTACCCTCCCATTCTCACCCTTCGCACTGTTTTCGCGAAAGTGGGATGCTCCCGCTGCGTCTTCTGGTCTATAAGACGCTGAATGATCAGCTTCAGCTTGTGGAATCGAAGCTAGAAGCGCTGATTGCCAATATCCGACTCTTAGAAAAAGGTGGACTCCGGAAAGACGAGTTGAGAAATTTGGCAGGCGATTTTCAGGCGATTTTCAGATGATTTTAAGCCTGTTTGGGCTGCGGCTGGTGGGCGATCGCCCTGAGAGAAATCGTCCTGAGAAAAAAGGGCGATCGCACCTCCAGGAAGAACCCGAAACGCTGCTTGCAAATACCACGATTGGACTGATTCGAGCGCTGTATCAAGCGTGGCTAAAAGACCCCGATCTTACACCGGAGGGTGAACAACTCTTGCCGCAAGAATGGGAGCAAAAAATCGAAGTTCTGAAGCTGAAACTGGGTCGATTGCATCAAAAGCTCATGTCTTCTGGTCCTGACTGCCTGACACATCTCTGGAAACCCCTGATTTCTCGTAGGGGACGCTGGCCCAAAAGCTCCTCTGACCAAGCCCTCCGGCTCCAACTCAGGAGCTATGGACCTGACTGCCTGACACAAGTGGTTGAAAGAGTTGAGACCTCGTCAACAGAGGGAAAAGGTGAGCTGACATGAGACGCTGAAATTTGCGTCATCTCAGGGTCTGTATCATGCCAGCCACCACCTGCCTCTATGATCAAGTGCTGTCGTTATTGCGTCAATCCAGTAATGCCCGCGACCTGCGCCACCTCAAAGCGCTGGCGTGGATGGTGACGGCCCTGGTGTGCAGCGGTCGGTTGAGCCTGCCGCAGTGGGAAGCCTATGTGCCCAGTCGGGCCCGTCAGGCGCAAAGCACCGAACGCCGGTGGCAGCGCTTCCTAGGCAATCGCCGGGTGCGGGTCAAAAGTCTGTACGTGCCGCTGGTGCTAGCCGCCATCCATCGCTGGCAAGGTCGGCGGCTTTACCTGGCGCTCGATACGACGGTGTTGTGGAATCGCTACTGCAGGATTCACCTGACGGTTACCTGTTGCGGACGAGCGGTGCCGCTGCTGTGGCGGGTTTTGGAGCATCCCAGTGCCACCGTCAGCACGAAGCGATACCTCCCCATGCTGCGGTTAGCCCATCGGCTGTTGCAGTCGTACCCCGATGTGATGGTTATGGGGAGACAGAACCGCAACAGAGAGGAGACGACCATGCATTGAGCGACAGTCAGATGTCTACTAACATATCGCTTCGCTCCTCTCATACAGCTCACTAAGAGCCAGAGAAATGGTAATAGGAAAAGGAACTGGGCTAGGGATTGAGGACGACCATCCAACGTCAGACATCTCGATGTCTACTAACATATTGCATCGCCTCAACCTTGACCAGCTTCCTTCAACGAATTCTCAGGGAGTGGTGACAGACACCTTCCATAATCTCTTCGCTCAGAAGCAGGCAGCCCAGTTCCAGACAACAAACTATCCCCAACTTAGCTGATGGAAAGAACCTTTGTCGCCTACATCGGCATTGACTGGTCAGATCGCAAACACGACATCTGTCTGTACGACCCCGAGAGCGCACAGCGAGAATACAGCGTGATTGGCGCTCAACCGCAAGAGATTGCCAACTGGGTTGCGACCTTGCAACAGCGATACGGCAACAGCCCAATTGCCATCTGCCTGGAGCAAAAGCGAGGACCCCTGATTTACGCGCTGTGCCAGTACGACAACCTAGTGCTGTTTCCCATCAATCCGCGCACGGTTTCTAACTATCGACGAGCCTTTCAGCCCTCACGAGCAAAATCAGACCCCGTAGATGCCCAGATTTTGATTGAGCTGCTGCTCAAGCACCCAGACAAGATCCCCCCGTGGCAAGCCGCATCTTGTGAACTGCGAGCGTTGCGGCAGTGGAGTGAATCCCGCCGCATGCTGGTGGGAGAGAAGGTACGACTGACCAATCGCATCACCGCTGCTTTGAAGAACTTTTATCCTCAAGTGCTGGAGTGGTTTGAGGATAAAGATACTCAAGTGTTTTGTGACTTTATCACTCAATACCCTGACCTCCACTCTGCCCAAGCGGTTTCGGCTGAGGAATTGACTCTGTTCTTCCAGTCTCATCGAGTCATCCGCCGGAGCGCCATTGAGCGGCGCATTCACCAAATCCAAACCGCTGGCATCCCCCTGACAGAAGACCCAGGGATGGTTGAACCGATGCAATGGCTGGTGCAAACGCTGGTGATTCAGCTCAAGGCGCTGTTGCATCGACTCGATGAGTTAAATCAAACGATTGAGCAATTGTTTCAGTCTTTGCCAGATGCGGCGTTTTTCGATGCTTTACCCGGAGCAGGACCCCATCTTGCGCCCCGGCTACTGATTGCGTTTGGCGATGACCGCAGTCGCTTCGGCAGCGCCCAGGCGTTTATGAGCTATATCGGCATTGCACCCGTCAAAGAGGAGAGTGGCAAGAAACGTTGGACGCATTGGCGCTGGAGTTGTCCAAAGTTCTTGCGGCAGTCCTTTGTAGAGTGGGCTGACCAGTCGCGGCGGCACTCATCGTGGGCCAATGCGTTCTATCAGCAGCAGCGGCGATCCGGCAAAAGTCATCCCAAAGCGATTCGCGCTCTGGCGTATAAGTGGGGACGGATTCTCTGGCGCTGCTGGCAAGACCGAGTGCCCTATGACGAAGACCGCTATCTGGCGGCGCTCCAGCGGAAGAAGTCGCCGCTAGCGGCGATGCTAGTTCAAAGCGCTGCTGAAGTGACGACGAGTGCAGGAGGTGAGTGCAGTAATTCTAGGGTTCAAGTTACGCTAAAAGACACATGACAGTTCAACAAATGGAACGTATTTAGGAATGAAACATTTAATGCAATGTAGCCAACCTCGGGCTGGCTTATGGTTTGCTGCGTTTAGAGTCTGTGCATCAATTTACTCAGTACCTTTTCACGGTTGACTGTTGACTCCGTCTCCCTCAGGGCCTATGTTAGCCGACCGCGGGTTTGCTAACCATGACCTGCTGGAGTGGCTAAGCCAAAGTCGCTGGCACTATTGTTTACGCTTGCCCAGTGACGTAGTGGTGCAGGGTCCGCGCCGTCATCCTGTTAAGGTAGGCTATCTGTGGCCTCCCAAAGGTGAAGCTCGACTCTATGAAGGGGTGGGAATCTGGAGCGAGGGGCGCTGGCGCTGCAATTTGGTGCTGGCTCATGTCAAAGGCGTCGAGGAACCCTGGGCGGTCATCACTGATGAGTCTCCCTCCCTCAATACCCTGTGGCAATATGCTCTCCGCTTTCGAGTCGAGGAGCTTTTCCTCGATTCTAAATCTGGTGTCTTTGAGTTAGAAGCTTCCGGCATCCGCTCCGCTCCGGCTCTCGAACGCCTCTATCTGGTCGCGGCGATCGCTATCCTTGATGGCACGACCCAGGGCATGGCGGTGCAACTCGATGGGCTACGCTGCCAGGTTGACCCGCACTGGAGGCGAGGGATTAGCTATCTCAACATAGGTTTGCGCTGGCTCAAGGGTGCCGTCAATAAAGGGCGAACACTGCTTCAGCTGATTGCCCTATTTACCGTTGACCCTGAACCCTGTTTTGCCTCTAAAAAAGCTGAAGCCCACTATTATGACCGCATTTGGTTTTCTAGAATTCAATCCTTGTGCTGCCAGCCGACACCCGGGCAGTCCGCATAAAAAGATGTGTCAGGCAGTCAGGTGCGTAAGTCCTAAGATCAATCTCTGATACTTTTTAGATCTCGATATGTATAGAAAAATATATTGGACGAGAGTATTTGACTTGTCTATTGTGTAATCAGGGAGAACATTAACCACAGAAAACACAGCCATGAGCCGAGGAACGTTATTCGACAAAGTTTGGGACTTGCATACGGTGGGGACGCTGCCCTCAGGACAGACGCAGCTCTTTATCGG
The Thermoleptolyngbya sichuanensis A183 DNA segment above includes these coding regions:
- a CDS encoding IS110 family RNA-guided transposase, with the translated sequence MERTFVAYIGIDWSDRKHDICLYDPESAQREYSVIGAQPQEIANWVATLQQRYGNSPIAICLEQKRGPLIYALCQYDNLVLFPINPRTVSNYRRAFQPSRAKSDPVDAQILIELLLKHPDKIPPWQAASCELRALRQWSESRRMLVGEKVRLTNRITAALKNFYPQVLEWFEDKDTQVFCDFITQYPDLHSAQAVSAEELTLFFQSHRVIRRSAIERRIHQIQTAGIPLTEDPGMVEPMQWLVQTLVIQLKALLHRLDELNQTIEQLFQSLPDAAFFDALPGAGPHLAPRLLIAFGDDRSRFGSAQAFMSYIGIAPVKEESGKKRWTHWRWSCPKFLRQSFVEWADQSRRHSSWANAFYQQQRRSGKSHPKAIRALAYKWGRILWRCWQDRVPYDEDRYLAALQRKKSPLAAMLVQSAAEVTTSAGGECSNSRVQVTLKDT
- a CDS encoding mechanosensitive ion channel family protein, giving the protein MPWLSAPLFAQAPALSVPSLTPVLPPFVPPTPEQAIAFLGTLALLAGLAAAFYGLLFVVLRSVFRRLDFELGIAILNLARIPALVILIFGSLRLALNFLAPSTALLWLGRFCAALLVAAFTFLVGQLFTQAAVYYLKGFAEKTEAAWDDVLIPILETIIPPLIYVFGAFFFLQSLGIDLTGLWVAFGGITFVLGFALKDILANFFSGLVLLIDTPFQFGDMVRLPDGPTAVIKKVGLRVTHLYVIDNYCEVYIPNAELEKRDIVNLSRPTPHYAYSLNVSVRVDADPVATTNILSEIVNGHPDILGDLDEKLRCLDSFLGLKQAENGEISKVEAGRLRQEHPTFDETVNWRAVH
- a CDS encoding ISKra4 family transposase (programmed frameshift); amino-acid sequence: MEACTAEIAEILYRNSNREGLDSLEGIEQTVRRQMLEEVSPRVAPFFVNQKAYPARGRVRRLKSLVGVLEIRQSQAERLSVKAYSRLSGGLEKANLRLSANESFQDAEDDIVALTGMRVGHSTQQRLVGRQSFESAEAKQGVSEVSIDGGKVRLRDLLESDSPWRDYKAVRVEGIDYNAFFQDNDSLIDYLSAQRLLSPLVCLGDGHAGVWNLFAQLTTVETRWEILDWYHLKENLYKVGGSLKRLAAAEMLLWQGQVEAARALFADCRRKQARNFEAYLSTHRSRIVNYGFYQAEQLCSIGSGAVESAVKQIGRRLQISGARWNTASVNAMLSLRCAYLNGQLAS
- a CDS encoding transposase, which translates into the protein MLADRGFANHDLLEWLSQSRWHYCLRLPSDVVVQGPRRHPVKVGYLWPPKGEARLYEGVGIWSEGRWRCNLVLAHVKGVEEPWAVITDESPSLNTLWQYALRFRVEELFLDSKSGVFELEASGIRSAPALERLYLVAAIAILDGTTQGMAVQLDGLRCQVDPHWRRGISYLNIGLRWLKGAVNKGRTLLQLIALFTVDPEPCFASKKAEAHYYDRIWFSRIQSLCCQPTPGQSA